GTATTGAGGCCATCCCCGGCTCACCGCCGGACCTCGCCAACCCTCCTCCCGGGTGCAGCTTCGCGCCGCGGTGCAAGTTCGCCAAGGACGAGGGCCGGGCCGAGGTGCCGTTCGGGCGGGAATTGGCCGGGGGAGGATCGTGAGGTGTGTGCGGGCGGATGAGGGTGTGGTGGTTTGAGAGCGTGGCGGAGGAGAAAGTTGAAGATTTTATCTGGAAGTCGGCTCCTGACAAGGCTGTTCGGGTAGTTTTGTTGCCTATTTAGGATAGTCTATCTCTTTCAAAAGTCTTGTTTTTCAATGCGTCTGTTGCCGGCAGGCTCCTAGCCGCTGATATAGTTGGCTGGTGCGAATCCTTCGATACGCTCCAGACAACAACGGGAATCCCGGCTCAGGATGAGTAACGACGCCTTCAAGGATATCGAGAAGCTCGAAACAGACCTATGGGAAGCTGCGGACAATCTCCGCGCCAACTCCAAGCTCACATCGAGCGACTACTTCATGCCGGTGCTGGGAGTCATCTTCCTGCGCCATGCAGCCAATCGGTTCGACGCGGCACACCGCCAGATCGAAGCGGATCAGGCCAGCGGTAAGATGCCCAAGCGCAAAGTCCTGCCTGCGGACTACATCGCGCGGCGCTCGCTCTACCTCCCCGAGAAAGCCCGCTACGACTCGATCATGCAGCAGGCCGCCGTCAGCGGTGCCGATCTGCCCAAGCTCGTGACCGAGGCCATGACCGACATCGAAGCCGCGTTCGAGCCGCTGATCGGGGTGCTGCCTAAGGACTACGGCATCTTCGAGACCAAGGTGCTCGAAGACCTGATGCGCCTCTTCAACAGCGAGCAAATCAAGCAGGCCACCGGCGACGTGTTCGGCCGCATCTACGAGTACTTTCTCGCCAAGTTCTCGATTCAGAAGGCCCACGACAACGGTGAGTTCTTCACGCCCTCCGCGATCGTCCAGACCATCGTCAACGTCATTGAGCCGGATCACGGAACGGTGTTCGACCCGGCGTGCGGCTCGGGCGGCATGTTCGTGCAGTCGAGCCACTTCATCGAGCACGAGGGCGGTGACACTGCAAAGAAGGTTGTTTTCTACGGCCAGGAGAAAAACCGCGACACCATCCGCATCGCCAAGATGAACCTCGCGGTGCACGGGCTGGAGGGAAAGATTGCCGAGGCCATTACCTACTATCAGGACGAGCACAACCTCGCCGGGAAGTGTGACTTCGTGATGGCGAACCCACCGTTCAACGTGGACCTTGTGGACGCCGAACGCATCAAGGGCGATCTGCGCCTGCCGTTCGGCCTGCCGGGCGTAAATAAGGCCAAGAAGGTCGGCAACGGTAACTATCTATGGATCTCCTACTTCTGGAGTTACCTGAACGATAAGGGGCGCGCCGGCTTCGTCATGTCATCGCAAGCTTCGAGCGCCGGGCACGGCGAGAAGGAGGTGCGCAAGAAGATCATCGAGACGGGCGACGTGGACGTGATGATCTCCATCCGCTCGAACTTCTTCTACACCCGCACCGTCCCCTGCGAGCTGTGGCACTTCGACCGGAATAAGCCCGCGTCCCGCCGCGACAAGGTGCTGATGCTCGACGCGCGCAACATCTACCGAAAGGTCACACGCAAGATCTACGACTTTTCCCCGGAGCAGATGCAGAACCTCGCGGCCATTGTGTGGTTGTATCGCGGTCAGAAGGATCGCTATCTCAAACTGATCTGGGATTACTTCGTGCGCCTTGGCAAGGAGGCGGTTGCCCTTCGGCCGGCGATGGACGCTTATGACGAAGCCTACGCAGCCTGCGGAGAACCGCTCGTCGAGTTTGCCGAAAAGGTCCGCGAACTCGGCCTGCCGGATGCATTCGACGTTGCGCTGGTCGAAGCCATTACTGAGGCCAACGAAGCGGCAAAGGGTTCGATAGCCGACAGCGATGCCTTGATGCAAGGCCTGGCGAAATACAGCAAGACCCACGCCAGTCCGCTGCCGAAGGACAACAAAGGCTTGCAAACCGCGCGCAAAGCCTTCGAGCCCGACGCTGAGCGCATGCGGGGGCTTATCAAGCAAGCAGACCTGCTGTGGAAACTGATCGTACGTGAAGCGGAGGCCGCTACCGACATTGCTGCCAAGGAGGAAGCCGGCGCCGTGCCATTCGATCGCCGCGCGCTCACGCGCACACTCAAGGCATTTGAGGAAGCACGCAAGGCGCTCACCGAACAGCTCAAGGCCGCCGCCTACGTGTACCGCCAGATCGTCTGGCTGCAGGACCGCTTTCCGAACGCCGAGCTGCAGTCGGTGCCGGGGCTGGTC
This region of Planctomycetia bacterium genomic DNA includes:
- a CDS encoding N-6 DNA methylase; amino-acid sequence: MSNDAFKDIEKLETDLWEAADNLRANSKLTSSDYFMPVLGVIFLRHAANRFDAAHRQIEADQASGKMPKRKVLPADYIARRSLYLPEKARYDSIMQQAAVSGADLPKLVTEAMTDIEAAFEPLIGVLPKDYGIFETKVLEDLMRLFNSEQIKQATGDVFGRIYEYFLAKFSIQKAHDNGEFFTPSAIVQTIVNVIEPDHGTVFDPACGSGGMFVQSSHFIEHEGGDTAKKVVFYGQEKNRDTIRIAKMNLAVHGLEGKIAEAITYYQDEHNLAGKCDFVMANPPFNVDLVDAERIKGDLRLPFGLPGVNKAKKVGNGNYLWISYFWSYLNDKGRAGFVMSSQASSAGHGEKEVRKKIIETGDVDVMISIRSNFFYTRTVPCELWHFDRNKPASRRDKVLMLDARNIYRKVTRKIYDFSPEQMQNLAAIVWLYRGQKDRYLKLIWDYFVRLGKEAVALRPAMDAYDEAYAACGEPLVEFAEKVRELGLPDAFDVALVEAITEANEAAKGSIADSDALMQGLAKYSKTHASPLPKDNKGLQTARKAFEPDAERMRGLIKQADLLWKLIVREAEAATDIAAKEEAGAVPFDRRALTRTLKAFEEARKALTEQLKAAAYVYRQIVWLQDRFPNAELQSVPGLVKVVDSKEIEAADWSLTPGRYVGVSPQEEDEEFDFEQTLQDIHIELADLNKEAAELAAKIQGNFEELGA